The sequence TTGCAAGTGGACAAAACCCCTGCTCCTGACGTCATTGTGCCGCCTGTCGATCAATGGCAGCAAAAGACCGGCTTCACCATACTGGATACATCATTTGGAGCAGGAAACCAGTTCCTCGCAACCTGGCAGGCTTGGCGCGACGATGCCCAACGGCCGCAAAGATTACATTATTTGGGATTACTTCCAAACCCGGCATCCCTCACGGAGCTGGTCGACCAACACGTAGCGTGGCCGAAATGGGCGACGCTGGCGCAAGAGTTGCGTGCAGTCTGGCCTACTTTGGTGCCGGGCTTCCATCGCCTTTATCTTGCGCAAAACAGCATTATATTGACGTTGATGATAGGCGACAGCGATCAATGCCTGCGACAGATTACAGCCAGAATAGAGTCTTTTTTTATCCACGGTGAAGGCCCGCGAACATGGCCGCCAGCGTTATTTGCGCGACTCAATCGCCTAGCCGCTCCACAGGCAAAATTGACTATCGTTGATCTGAATGCAGGTAAACAAAGCGTTCTTGAACAGGCTGGCTTTGTTTTTGAAAAGACTGCCAGCGCTGAAAATATAAACGATTCTGCAGACTTCACCACTGCTGGCATCGCGTGCTTTTCGCCGCGCTGGCAAACCAATTTTCCTCATGCTCATGCCATCCCCAGTCGATCTCACGCCATTGTTATCGGAGCAGGTCTGGCAGGCGCAGCTGCTTGTCAACGGCTAACGTTACGCGGCTGGAAAGTCACCCTCATCGAACGACACGCTCAAATTGCACAGGAAGCTTCGGGTAACGCCGCCGGAATTTTTATGCCGGTGTTATCGAGAGACGACAATCCGACCTCGCGTTTGACGCGCGCCGCGTATCTGTTCGCACACCACGTCTGGCAAGGTCTTGGCGGGATCGGCAACGCCTTCTCCGGCGCGCGCTGCGGCGTGCTGCAGGTTGCAAGGGATGCGGTCCACGAAGAGTCGCAGCAACGTTGGGCGCAACAGGCCAACCTGCCGCCCGACTTTGCGCAGTGGCTGACCCAGCCGGACACCAGCGCATTAGTCGGAACCGCCGTCAGTCATGGCGGTTGGTGGTTTTCCGGTGGTGGCTGGATACATCCGCTTAGTTTGTGTGAGGCCATGTTGAAAGCATGCGGTGACCGGTTACAGACACATTTTGGCGTAGCCATTCACGAACTGGTAAAAACCTCGAATGGATGGCAAGTAAGTGACAACAAAGGCAAAGTGATTGCCAGCGCACCCATAGTGATTCTGGCGAACGGCATGGAGGCCTTAAATCTTTGCCATGCCAGCGCGTTGCCACTTACAGCCATTCGGGGACAGGTGACTTATGTCGCCGCTGAAAGCGCTCCAAAAATTACGCCAGTGCTTTGCGGCGATGGCTATTTGACGCCAGAGAGCAACGGTATGCACAGCTTGGGTGCGAGCTATGACGAAGATAATGGCGCGTCCTTACGACAAAAAAGTCAAAACGAAAACCTTGCACGGATCAAGAAAATTTTGCCCAGCTGGGACGTCGACCCCGACAATCTGCCACTGGCGGGCAGAGTCGGATTTCGCTGCGTCGCTCCGGACCGGTTACCCCTGATCGGTGCCTTGCCCGATCCGATGGCAAAATCCCAGCTTCGTGAACCGCAGCTTAAAGACATGCCGCGTTTGTCCGGGCTGTACGGATTACTGGGATTTGCTTCGCGAGGATTGATCTGGGCACCCCTGGCAGCGGAATTATTAGCCGCGGAACTAAATAATGAGCCAATGCCGGTTGAGGCGGAACTGGCGGCAGCGCTCGACCCGGCCCGTTTTCTCTTGAAGGCACAACGTCGCAATCAATCGAAGTGAAATGTCAGTTTCTAAACGCTAGTGGCCCTCACGGATGAGGGCCACGAAGGAACACTAAGGCACGGCCGCCGTAGGCAGGGCTGCTATTGCCACAAAAAATTATCTGTCCCAGCCACGCTCACGGAAACGCCAGTCGCCACCCGGTCCATGATCCCAGCCAGGTGCGCGGTAACGATAGCCGGGGCGAGCCCGTACATATTGTCCGCCGACCCAAACGTGGCGACGACCATTCCAGCGCCAATATCCTGGTGCCCAGATAAAACCACCCCGGGGTGGCGGCACCACTTCATAGCGAGGTGGAGGAGGTGCAACTCCTATACCGACGACAACTTGCGCTTGTGCCTGCGGCACCATGAATCCTGCACTGACTGCAAGCAAGCTGACACAAAGAATCGATTTAAATTTCATGAAAACTCTCCTTTAATTTGAGCAAGTCCTGATACTCAATATAGGCCACAACATCCGCCATAACTGTAATTTTTTGTTTCCAATTCAACCAAATGTCCCGTTTTTCTGCGGTTTTGACACAGTTTGAAACACCCTCGCTCTTTGCTTTACAACCAGCGGAAAAATTGGCACAAATCCAGTCTGGTCGGCGTCGGTAAAAACTCGAATCGGCAAACGCTAAGGTAAAATGCACCCATTCAGCCATAAAAGCACTCAGACAAATGCGTCCGCTGACCACGGCGTCAACTATTTACCCAGATACCGGAACACCCATGTTGCGATTGAACGAAATACAGCTCCCGCTCGACCATCCCGAAGACGCGCTCCGCAGCGCGATTCTGGACCGATTAACCATTAAATCGGCAGCACTGCTTGGTTTCACCATTTTTCGCCGGAGTTACGATGCCCGCAAAAAGAATGCGGTGCTGCTGACCTATACGGTCGATGTCGAATGTGAAGACGAAGCGACGGTACAACAACGTCTTAAAGCGCTAAAAAATGTTATTGCAACGCCTGACATGGAATACAAATTTGTAGCCCATGCAAACGGCACGGAAAAATCTCGCCCGGTTGTGATCGGCACCGGGCCTTGTGGCCTGTTCGCTGCGTTGATTCTGGCGCAGATGGGTTTCAAGCCGATTGTTCTGGAGCGCGGCAAAGCAGTGCGCGAACGCACCAAGGATACGTGGGGCTTATGGCGCAAGCGTGAGCTTCAGCCGGAATCGAACGTGCAGTTCGGTGAAGGCGGTGCCGGGACCTTTTCCGATGGAAAACTATGGACGCAAATTAAGGATCCCAAACATTACGGCCGCAAGGTATTAACTGAATTCGTTACAGCCGATGCGCCCGAAGAAATCATGTATGTCAGCAAACCCCATATCGGCACTTTCCGTCTGGTGAAAATGGTTGAAAAAATGCGCGCATCGATCGAGGCGTTAGGTGGCGAGTTTCGTTTTGAGCAAAAGGTTCAGGATTTGGACATCAGCAATGGACAAATCCGCGCCGTGATACTCGCCAGCGGCGAAGCCATCGTCACGGAGCACGTGGTGTTGGCAATCGGTCACAGC is a genomic window of Glaciimonas sp. PAMC28666 containing:
- the mnmC gene encoding FAD-dependent 5-carboxymethylaminomethyl-2-thiouridine(34) oxidoreductase MnmC, with protein sequence MPDPRQLERTDTTLQVDKTPAPDVIVPPVDQWQQKTGFTILDTSFGAGNQFLATWQAWRDDAQRPQRLHYLGLLPNPASLTELVDQHVAWPKWATLAQELRAVWPTLVPGFHRLYLAQNSIILTLMIGDSDQCLRQITARIESFFIHGEGPRTWPPALFARLNRLAAPQAKLTIVDLNAGKQSVLEQAGFVFEKTASAENINDSADFTTAGIACFSPRWQTNFPHAHAIPSRSHAIVIGAGLAGAAACQRLTLRGWKVTLIERHAQIAQEASGNAAGIFMPVLSRDDNPTSRLTRAAYLFAHHVWQGLGGIGNAFSGARCGVLQVARDAVHEESQQRWAQQANLPPDFAQWLTQPDTSALVGTAVSHGGWWFSGGGWIHPLSLCEAMLKACGDRLQTHFGVAIHELVKTSNGWQVSDNKGKVIASAPIVILANGMEALNLCHASALPLTAIRGQVTYVAAESAPKITPVLCGDGYLTPESNGMHSLGASYDEDNGASLRQKSQNENLARIKKILPSWDVDPDNLPLAGRVGFRCVAPDRLPLIGALPDPMAKSQLREPQLKDMPRLSGLYGLLGFASRGLIWAPLAAELLAAELNNEPMPVEAELAAALDPARFLLKAQRRNQSK
- a CDS encoding YXWGXW repeat-containing protein, translated to MKFKSILCVSLLAVSAGFMVPQAQAQVVVGIGVAPPPPRYEVVPPPRGGFIWAPGYWRWNGRRHVWVGGQYVRARPGYRYRAPGWDHGPGGDWRFRERGWDR